A genomic stretch from Caldalkalibacillus salinus includes:
- a CDS encoding ATP-dependent Clp protease ATP-binding subunit, whose product MLCDHCHLNNADIKMFVQTNGQKHQLNLCESCYRELRAKMSSSDMNPMMDGSSFNDFIHGLSSGDGQSKEGQSQKRAGGGLLDELGTNLTESAKAGLIDPVIGRDKEVTRVIEALNRRHKNNPVLIGEPGVGKTAIAEGLALNMIEGQVPSKLTDKEIYLLDVASLVSNTGIRGQFEERMKNLVAELQERQNVILFVDEIHLIVGAGSAEGSMDAGNILKPALARGELQLIGATTLKEYRQIEKDAALERRLQPVMVHEPTVEDAIQILKGIQTKYEDYHGVQFTNEAIEACVNLSHRYIQDRHLPDKAIDLLDEAGSKANLSVTQRDTTNIENQIEQVRAQKEEATRVEDYEQAAKLRDNEQTLLEQLEQVKTQNEGSTNLNVQVKATDIQHIVENKTGIPVSRLQEDEQYKLRALGQRLSSKVIGQSEAIDKVTKAIRRSRTGLKRHSRPVGTFLFVGPTGVGKTELSKSLAEELFGDRDAMIRLDMSEFMEKHAVSKLIGSPPGYVGHEEAGQLTEKVRRQPYSIILLDEIEKAHPDVQHMFLQILEDGHLTDSQGRRVSFRDTVIIMTSNAGVTERKGTLGFAHDAEAQQSSVVQSLSGYFKPEFLNRFDSIIEFQPLGREDLLKIVDIMLEELQTALAEQNMTLNVTSEAKEKLVTLGHSYEFGARPLRRVVQEQIEDRITDILLESNDVTHITVHFSDHGQLKVTSNAVSETQSHVHYH is encoded by the coding sequence ATGCTATGTGATCATTGTCATCTCAACAATGCTGATATAAAAATGTTTGTACAAACGAACGGACAAAAACACCAACTCAATTTGTGTGAATCATGTTATCGAGAGTTGAGAGCTAAAATGTCATCGTCAGATATGAACCCTATGATGGATGGCTCTTCCTTTAATGATTTCATTCATGGTTTGTCTTCTGGTGATGGTCAATCAAAAGAAGGACAATCTCAAAAACGCGCTGGTGGCGGACTTCTCGATGAGCTCGGTACCAACCTTACCGAATCTGCCAAGGCGGGACTGATTGATCCCGTTATAGGCCGAGATAAGGAAGTCACGCGTGTCATTGAAGCTTTAAATCGACGTCATAAAAACAACCCTGTCTTGATCGGGGAACCTGGGGTCGGTAAGACGGCTATTGCAGAAGGTCTTGCGCTTAACATGATAGAAGGACAAGTGCCTTCTAAACTAACGGATAAAGAGATCTATCTCTTAGATGTGGCCTCACTCGTCTCCAATACGGGGATTAGAGGACAATTTGAAGAACGAATGAAGAATCTCGTAGCAGAGTTACAAGAACGTCAAAATGTCATATTATTCGTTGATGAAATTCATCTTATCGTCGGAGCGGGTTCTGCCGAAGGTTCCATGGATGCTGGTAATATTCTAAAACCAGCACTCGCACGTGGTGAGCTTCAATTAATCGGAGCCACAACGTTAAAAGAATATCGTCAGATCGAAAAAGACGCTGCTTTAGAACGTCGACTACAGCCTGTCATGGTTCATGAGCCAACTGTGGAAGACGCTATACAAATCTTAAAAGGGATTCAAACAAAGTATGAAGATTATCACGGTGTGCAATTTACAAACGAGGCCATTGAAGCTTGCGTAAACCTCAGTCATCGCTACATTCAAGATCGTCATCTACCAGACAAGGCGATTGATCTATTAGATGAAGCAGGTTCTAAGGCAAACCTCTCAGTGACGCAACGAGATACAACTAACATTGAGAATCAGATAGAACAAGTCAGGGCCCAAAAAGAAGAGGCCACCCGAGTAGAAGACTACGAACAAGCCGCTAAACTTCGTGATAACGAACAAACGTTACTTGAACAATTGGAACAAGTTAAAACGCAAAATGAGGGTTCAACAAATCTCAATGTGCAAGTAAAAGCGACGGATATTCAACACATTGTTGAAAATAAAACGGGTATTCCGGTTAGCAGACTACAGGAAGACGAACAGTATAAACTTAGGGCACTGGGACAACGTCTCTCCTCTAAAGTGATTGGGCAATCCGAAGCGATAGACAAAGTTACTAAAGCAATACGTCGGAGCCGCACTGGGTTAAAACGTCATAGTCGTCCAGTGGGAACATTCCTTTTTGTCGGTCCAACCGGGGTCGGAAAAACTGAACTGAGCAAGAGTCTGGCTGAAGAGCTGTTCGGTGACCGGGATGCCATGATTCGCTTAGATATGAGTGAATTTATGGAAAAACATGCTGTATCTAAGTTAATCGGCTCTCCTCCAGGTTATGTTGGACACGAAGAGGCCGGACAATTAACGGAAAAAGTGCGTCGCCAACCTTATAGCATTATCCTACTTGATGAGATTGAAAAAGCTCATCCTGATGTCCAACACATGTTCCTACAAATTCTAGAAGATGGCCATCTCACTGATAGCCAAGGTAGAAGAGTGAGTTTCAGGGACACCGTGATTATCATGACAAGTAATGCTGGTGTCACCGAACGCAAAGGAACACTCGGTTTTGCTCATGACGCTGAAGCACAGCAAAGTTCAGTGGTTCAATCCCTTAGCGGTTACTTCAAACCAGAATTTCTTAATAGATTTGACAGCATTATCGAATTCCAACCTCTAGGCAGAGAAGATCTTTTAAAAATTGTGGATATCATGTTAGAAGAGCTGCAAACAGCGCTCGCTGAACAAAACATGACGTTGAACGTCACTTCTGAGGCGAAAGAGAAACTTGTGACGTTAGGTCATTCATATGAGTTTGGGGCACGTCCTTTACGCAGAGTGGTACAGGAGCAGATAGAAGATCGTATCACTGATATACTCTTAGAATCTAACGATGTGACCCACATCACCGTTCATTTCTCTGATCACGGTCAATTGAAAGTAACTTCAAATGCAGTTAGTGAAACACAATCACACGTTCATTATCATTAA